A genomic region of Deinococcus sp. KSM4-11 contains the following coding sequences:
- a CDS encoding ATP-dependent Clp protease ATP-binding subunit, with protein sequence MNRYDDRARLVFHYAREEGNRLGHAMVGPEHLLLGLMREGGTAATILTEFGASLDGLRRRVEEIIGRGEGNRLNDAPSITPRARRVMELASAEARSLGAQVTSTEHILLGIIREGDGVAFRILQELTKDVDTIRWRILAQGDGTSSKPAKPVATPFLDEYGRDLTKWAREGRLDPVIGRSEEIRRVTQILTRRTKNNPVLIGDPGVGKTAIVEGLALAIHEKRTPPNLHGMRLVSLDLSGVVAGTKYRGEFEERLRQIIEELRNAKVMAFIDELHTLVGAGGAEGTLDAANILKPALSRGEIQVIGATTTGEYHRYIEKDAALERRFQPVIVLEPSPAETIQILRGLRPKYEEHHGVQIPDSAIELAVRIGERSLPGRNFPDKAIDLIDEAASRVRLNMSVGLPVQENEDGEPVVTREDMEAVINSMGGIYSEETATQLADLEQNLQDQVYGQPDAIKALSSALRRARVGLGGRTRVAASFLFVGPSGVGKTHLAKALARSLFGSERALIRVDMSEFQESHSVSKLIGSPPGYVGFEQGGRLTEAVRRQPFSVILLDEIEKAHPDVYNTFLQVLDDGRLTDGLGRTVDFRRTILIMTSNTGFNVNPTVGFSPVTPDNNQPLRHIFTPEFLDRLDEVIRFKALGEEELVRVAQQLMGEMREELASRELTVTFDPAIASWLVGKLKARSAKHAVGSSRQLRTLVREEIEDPLAMELIGNDGEEVRVVLSDGGIQFERSMPAPPQILA encoded by the coding sequence ATGAACAGATACGACGACCGCGCCCGACTGGTATTCCACTACGCCCGTGAGGAGGGCAACCGCCTGGGGCACGCCATGGTCGGCCCCGAGCACCTCCTGCTGGGGCTGATGCGTGAGGGCGGCACCGCCGCGACCATCCTGACCGAGTTCGGCGCAAGCCTGGACGGCCTGCGCCGCCGGGTCGAAGAGATCATCGGCCGGGGCGAGGGCAACCGCCTGAACGACGCGCCGAGCATCACGCCGCGCGCCCGCCGGGTCATGGAACTGGCGTCCGCCGAGGCCCGCAGCCTGGGCGCGCAGGTCACCTCGACCGAGCACATCCTGCTGGGCATCATCCGCGAGGGTGACGGCGTGGCCTTCCGGATTCTCCAGGAACTCACCAAGGACGTGGACACCATCCGCTGGCGCATCCTGGCACAGGGCGACGGCACGAGCAGCAAGCCGGCCAAGCCGGTCGCCACGCCGTTCCTCGACGAGTACGGCCGCGATCTGACCAAGTGGGCACGTGAGGGTCGCCTCGATCCGGTGATCGGCCGCAGCGAGGAAATCCGCCGCGTCACGCAGATCCTGACCCGCCGCACCAAGAACAATCCCGTGCTGATCGGCGATCCAGGTGTGGGCAAGACGGCCATCGTCGAGGGGCTGGCCCTGGCCATCCACGAGAAGCGCACGCCGCCGAACCTGCACGGCATGCGCCTCGTCAGTCTCGATCTGAGCGGCGTCGTCGCCGGCACCAAGTACCGGGGCGAGTTCGAGGAACGCCTGCGTCAAATCATCGAGGAACTCAGGAACGCCAAGGTCATGGCCTTCATCGACGAGCTGCACACGCTGGTCGGAGCGGGCGGTGCCGAGGGCACCCTGGACGCCGCGAACATCCTCAAGCCGGCGCTGAGCCGTGGGGAAATCCAGGTGATCGGCGCGACCACCACCGGCGAGTACCACCGCTACATCGAGAAGGACGCCGCACTGGAACGCCGCTTCCAGCCGGTCATCGTGCTGGAGCCCAGCCCCGCCGAGACCATCCAGATCCTGCGCGGCCTGCGCCCCAAGTACGAGGAGCACCACGGCGTGCAGATCCCGGACAGCGCCATCGAGCTCGCCGTCCGCATCGGCGAGCGCAGCCTGCCGGGACGCAATTTCCCCGACAAGGCCATCGACCTGATCGACGAGGCCGCCAGCCGCGTCCGGCTGAACATGAGCGTCGGCCTGCCCGTGCAGGAGAACGAGGACGGCGAACCCGTCGTGACCCGCGAGGACATGGAGGCCGTCATCAACTCCATGGGCGGCATCTACTCCGAGGAGACGGCCACGCAACTCGCCGATCTGGAGCAGAACCTCCAGGATCAGGTGTATGGCCAGCCGGACGCCATCAAGGCCCTGTCCAGCGCCCTGCGCCGCGCGCGCGTGGGCCTGGGCGGTCGCACCCGCGTGGCCGCGAGCTTCCTGTTCGTCGGCCCCAGCGGCGTGGGCAAGACGCACCTGGCCAAGGCCCTCGCGCGCAGCCTGTTCGGCAGCGAACGCGCCCTGATCCGCGTGGACATGAGCGAATTCCAGGAAAGCCACTCGGTCAGCAAGCTGATTGGGTCGCCCCCCGGCTACGTGGGCTTTGAGCAGGGCGGCCGCCTCACCGAGGCCGTGCGGCGCCAGCCCTTCAGTGTGATCCTGCTCGACGAGATTGAGAAAGCCCACCCGGACGTGTACAACACTTTCCTGCAAGTCCTCGACGACGGCCGCCTGACCGACGGCCTGGGCCGCACCGTGGACTTCCGCCGCACGATCCTGATCATGACCAGCAACACCGGCTTCAACGTGAACCCCACCGTGGGCTTCAGCCCGGTCACGCCCGACAACAACCAGCCGCTGCGGCATATCTTCACCCCGGAATTCCTGGATCGCCTGGACGAGGTCATTCGCTTCAAGGCGCTGGGTGAGGAAGAACTTGTCCGCGTCGCGCAGCAGCTCATGGGTGAGATGCGCGAGGAACTCGCCAGCCGAGAGCTGACCGTGACCTTCGACCCCGCCATCGCGTCGTGGCTGGTCGGCAAGCTCAAGGCCCGCAGCGCCAAACACGCGGTCGGCAGTTCCCGCCAACTCCGCACCCTGGTGCGCGAGGAGATCGAGGATCCGCTGGCCATGGAGCTCATCGGCAACGATGGCGAGGAAGTCCGCGTGGTGCTGAGCGATGGAGGGATCCAGTTCGAGCGCAGCATGCCCGCCCCACCCCAGATCCTGGCGTAA
- a CDS encoding carboxymuconolactone decarboxylase family protein gives MSDPPEPSPHARETIFGAHHDRILHRLDSLDADLAGYVKDFAYDTVYDHAGLDLKTKELIACALLVSLGSPPELRTHLRGALNAGATEAEVRATLLMCIPYLGFPRTIAGFEQLKAQFSSGASEKG, from the coding sequence ATGAGTGACCCGCCGGAACCCAGCCCACACGCCCGTGAGACGATCTTCGGCGCGCACCATGACCGTATTCTGCACCGACTGGACAGCCTGGATGCCGATCTGGCCGGGTACGTGAAGGACTTTGCCTACGACACCGTGTATGACCACGCCGGCCTCGACCTGAAGACCAAGGAGCTGATCGCCTGCGCGCTGCTCGTGTCCCTGGGCAGCCCGCCAGAACTCCGGACACACCTGCGGGGCGCCCTGAACGCCGGAGCCACGGAGGCGGAAGTGCGGGCGACCCTGCTGATGTGCATTCCCTATCTCGGGTTCCCGAGGACGATCGCCGGTTTTGAGCAGCTCAAAGCGCAGTTCAGCTCAGGGGCGTCAGAAAAAGGGTGA